The Deinococcus wulumuqiensis R12 genome has a window encoding:
- a CDS encoding PfkB family carbohydrate kinase: protein MDLTPRERELLDLIRAAPLTTPGELARRLGTTRAAVNVHVSNLMKKGALLGRGYMLADALPQKVVVVGGANMDLKARVRGEAVPGTSMPGVTSQSPGGVARNVAENLARLGVSAALVSVVGLDSLGNALLRETAAAGVDVSGVLRVPGAATGSYTAVLSADGELLLAVAAMDVMEHLTPAALRGLRASWRGAAWVVADGNLPADTLTALLGLAAETGVRVVYEPVSVPKAARLRSALAAGHMPDALTPNLAELAALVGREVADDPQAIREAALELHAGGAELVWVRRGERGSVLSLPAEVHELPALPADVVDVTGAGDAMLAAFLAGLAAGQSPLEAAREGHAAAALTVESPLTVVPDLSRSALQARLSSSRLASIPRK, encoded by the coding sequence ATGGACCTGACCCCACGCGAGCGTGAGCTGCTGGACCTGATTCGCGCCGCGCCCCTGACGACGCCGGGGGAACTGGCGCGGCGGCTCGGCACGACGCGGGCGGCGGTCAACGTGCATGTCAGCAACCTGATGAAAAAGGGAGCGCTGCTCGGGCGCGGGTACATGCTGGCCGACGCTCTCCCGCAGAAGGTGGTGGTGGTCGGCGGGGCCAACATGGACCTCAAGGCGCGGGTGCGCGGTGAGGCGGTGCCCGGCACCAGCATGCCCGGCGTGACCAGCCAGTCGCCCGGCGGCGTGGCCCGCAACGTGGCCGAGAACCTGGCGCGGCTGGGGGTGTCCGCCGCGCTGGTGTCGGTGGTGGGGCTGGACAGTCTGGGGAACGCCCTGCTGCGCGAAACGGCGGCGGCGGGGGTGGACGTGTCGGGCGTGCTGCGCGTGCCCGGCGCGGCGACCGGCAGCTACACGGCGGTGCTGAGTGCCGACGGCGAGTTGCTGCTCGCGGTCGCGGCGATGGACGTGATGGAGCACCTGACCCCGGCGGCCCTGCGCGGCCTGCGGGCCTCCTGGCGCGGCGCGGCCTGGGTGGTGGCCGACGGCAACCTGCCCGCCGACACCCTCACCGCCCTGCTCGGCCTCGCCGCCGAAACGGGGGTGCGCGTGGTCTACGAGCCGGTCAGCGTGCCCAAAGCCGCCCGGCTGCGCTCCGCACTCGCCGCCGGGCACATGCCTGACGCCCTGACCCCCAACCTCGCCGAACTCGCCGCGCTCGTCGGGCGCGAGGTGGCCGATGACCCGCAGGCCATCCGGGAGGCGGCGCTGGAGCTGCACGCCGGGGGCGCCGAACTCGTCTGGGTGCGCCGGGGCGAGCGCGGCAGCGTGCTCAGCCTCCCCGCAGAGGTTCACGAGTTGCCTGCCCTGCCCGCCGACGTGGTGGACGTGACCGGTGCGGGGGACGCCATGCTCGCCGCCTTCCTTGCCGGACTGGCGGCGGGTCAGTCCCCGCTTGAGGCCGCCCGCGAGGGCCACGCCGCCGCCGCGCTCACGGTGGAAAGTCCGCTGACCGTCGTTCCCGACCTCTCCCGCTCTGCCCTGCAAGCCCGGCTGTCCTCATCCCGCCTCGCCTCTATTCCCAGGAAGTGA
- a CDS encoding pseudouridine-5'-phosphate glycosidase, which produces MNQSQNAQAQTRQAQTRQARHLLDFQPEVAAALAEGRPVVALESTIISHGMPYPQNVEMARGVEQIVRDNGAVPATIAVLGGRLKVGLSADELELLATDKGVQKISTRDLPVAVALRQHGATTVASTMRIAALAGIRVFATGGTGGVHRGAGETMDISADLLELARTDVCVVSAGVKSILDIGLTLEVLETQGVPAITLGADEFPAFYSRRSGFRSPLTVQTPAEAARVLKAKWDLGLTGGVLLANPVPETAEIPAGEMETHITRALGDMDALGLTGKDTTPYLLGRIVELTGGRSLETNIALVRHNAAAAAQVAAEYARLG; this is translated from the coding sequence ATGAATCAATCCCAGAACGCTCAAGCCCAGACCCGTCAAGCCCAGACCCGTCAAGCCCGGCACCTCCTCGACTTTCAACCCGAAGTCGCCGCCGCGCTCGCTGAAGGCCGCCCGGTCGTCGCGCTGGAAAGCACCATCATCAGCCACGGGATGCCTTACCCGCAGAACGTCGAGATGGCGCGGGGCGTGGAACAAATCGTGCGCGACAACGGCGCGGTCCCGGCCACCATCGCCGTGCTGGGCGGGCGGCTGAAGGTGGGCCTGAGCGCCGACGAACTCGAACTGCTCGCCACCGACAAGGGCGTGCAGAAAATCAGCACCCGCGACCTGCCCGTGGCGGTGGCGCTGCGGCAGCACGGGGCGACCACGGTGGCGTCCACCATGCGCATCGCTGCGCTGGCCGGGATTCGCGTGTTTGCGACGGGCGGCACCGGCGGCGTTCACCGGGGCGCGGGCGAGACGATGGACATCAGCGCCGACCTGCTCGAACTCGCCCGCACCGACGTGTGCGTGGTGAGCGCCGGGGTCAAGAGCATCCTCGACATCGGCCTGACCCTGGAAGTGCTCGAAACGCAGGGCGTGCCCGCCATCACCCTGGGTGCCGACGAGTTTCCCGCCTTCTACTCGCGCCGCAGCGGCTTCAGGTCGCCGCTGACGGTGCAGACCCCCGCCGAGGCGGCCCGCGTGCTGAAGGCCAAGTGGGACCTGGGGCTGACGGGCGGCGTCCTGCTCGCCAACCCGGTGCCCGAGACCGCCGAGATTCCCGCCGGGGAAATGGAAACCCACATCACGCGGGCGCTGGGCGACATGGACGCGCTCGGGCTGACGGGCAAGGACACCACGCCCTACCTGCTGGGCCGCATCGTGGAACTGACCGGGGGCCGCAGTCTGGAGACGAACATCGCCCTGGTACGTCACAACGCGGCGGCGGCGGCGCA